The Candidatus Hydrogenedentota bacterium genomic interval GCGCGCCCCTTGTCGTATTGGTTTGTGGCGCCGTCCCGGGTATACCCTTGCCCGACGCCCGCCAACATATTACGGATGGCATCGCCGCTGTCCTGCCTCATGCAGAATCGGCGGGAGTGCGTCTAGCGATCGAAGCACTGCACCCCATGTATGCCGACGATCGAAGCGCTGTGAATACCTTAGAGCAGGCGAACAATATGGTCACTATCCTAGCTTCACCGTGGCTGGGGGTGTGTGTGGACGTGTACCATGTTTGGTGGGATCCCATGTTGAAATCGGAAATTTCCCGAGCCGGCCAAAAGATCTTTGCTTTTCATGTTTCAGATTGGCGCACACCTACCCGCCATCTTTTAAATGATCGCGGCATGATGGGCGAGGGATGTATCAATATCCCCTTGATTCGCGGATGGGTGGAGGATGCCGGTTTCCAAGGCTTTATAGAAGTGGAACTATTCTCGGATCAATTTTGGGCATGGGATCAGTCTGCCTTAGTGGAGCGCATACAGCAAAGCTATTTGACTGCTGTGTAAATGGCGCTTACGAAAGGTCAGCTCTTCTTTGGCAGCGCCACGTGAGAAGCGCCGGTACAGCGGACGGGCGACTAATCGCTCACGTCGATTGTGCCCGGTCCTTTTCCTGCTCGTTTTTCGTATTGCCCTTTACCGCTGCGTACGTACTTGGTAAATCCGTGCTTCTCCACATTGGCATCACTGAGCATTTCTTTTGCTTGTCGTGAATTGCCCCATCCTGCAATATGGGGCGCGGTAAAGACCCGCTTAACAGGTCGTCCTGTTTCAGGATGCACCGTTAGAGGCGGATCATTCATCCCATGGATCACCTCAAAGCATTCTCCGTCTGAACCATCTTCATTGATTATTTGGTAGGTGTAGACAGGCAACGTAGTTCCTCAACTGATTTATAAACGCTTGGAACAAGGCAAGGCTTTGGCGCGTTCGTATTCCGTAATTTTTTCTTCATGCTGCAAGGTGAGTCCGATTTGATCCCAACCATTGAGCAGGCGATCGCGTAAAAAAGGCTGAATTGTGAAATCAATACTGCTTCCGTCAGGCTTGATAATTTTCTGGCTTTGAAGATCTACAGTGAGCGTGTAGCCCTCCGTATTGCGTACTTCTTCGAACAAAGCCTGCACCGTATCATGATCCAAGGTGATCGGGAGCAACGCATTGTTGAAACAATTGTTATAAAAGATGTCTGCAAAGGAAGGCGCGATCAAGGCACGGAAACCGTAGTCAGACAATGCCCATGGCGCATGTTCACGGGAAGAACCGCAGCCAAAATTATCTTTGGTCAATAAAATGCTTGCATTATGATAGCGGGGCGCATTCAGTTCGAAATCTGAGTTCGGGATTTTTCCGTCATCCTCATAGCGCCAATCGTAAAAGAGCACGTCGCCGTAGCCGGTACGTTCAATACGCTTCAAAAATTGTTTGGGTATGATTTGGTCCGTATCGACGTTCATCGCTTCGAGGGGTGCAACAATGCCCTGATGGGTTGTGAACGATTTCATTATGGGATCCTCTCTTTATGTAAAGCCTTTTTTATACTTCTTTATATTCCCAGTCACGGATATCAACAAAATGACCGGCTACTGCCGCAGCTGCTGCCATGGCGGGACTGACAAGGTGGGTGCGTCCGCCTTTGCCTTGACGCCCTTCGAAGTTTCGGTTGGATGTGGATGCGCAGCGTTGGCCCGGTTTAAGGCGGTCATCATTCATGGCGAGACACATGGAGCAGCCCGGTTCGCGCCATTCGCATCCGGCTTCAATAAAAATCTTGTCCAGTCCTTCTTCTTCGGCCTGTTTCTTGACAATGCTGGATCCGGGCACTACGAGCACCTGCAGAGAATCCGCTTTTTTACGACCTTCAAATACTTTTGCAGCGGCACGAAGGTCTTCCATTCTGCCGTTGGTGCAGGATCCAATAAAGACCATTTCCGGAGCAATCGATTCCATCGGTGTACCCGGTTCCAACCCCATATAAGCCAGAGCTTTGATACAAGCCGCGCGCTTGTCGGGATCTTCAATTTCATCAGGTATGGGGACAGCCCCTTTGATTCCGGTCACCATTTCCGGAGAGGTTCCCCATGAAACCTGCGGTTGGATGGACGGCGCGTCCAATTCGATAACCGTATCATAGGTACAGTCGGGATCAGATGCCCATTGTTTCCACCCTTCTACCATTTCGTTCCAATCTCTGTTTTTCGGGAGGAAGGGACGGCCTTTCAAGTATTCAAAGGTGGTTTCTTCGGGAGAGATCAGTCCAGCACGGGCTCCCGCTTCAATACTCATATTGCACATGGTCATGCGCGCTTCCATGCTCATGTTGCGCACAGCTTCGCCTGTATATTCAATCACATGACCATTGCCGCCGGAGGTGCCAATATGACCGATAATCGCAAGAATAATATCTTTGGAGGGCAGTCCGGGGGGGAGCGCGCCGTTGATGCGTATTTCCATGGTTAAGGATCTTTTTTGCAACAAGGTCTGTGTCGCCAGCACATGCTCCACTTCACTGGTGCCGATACCATGAGCAAGGGCTCCGAAAGCGCCATGAGTCGAGGTGTGGGAGTCGCCGCATACGATGGTCATGCCCGGTCGAGTCAGACCGAGTTCAGGACCGATCACATGAACGATCCCGTTACGTGGATCATACATATCGAAACATTCGACGCCAAATTCCTTACAATTGTGCTTTAAGGTTTCCACCTGTGCCCGGCTCAGTTGATCCGCTATGGGCAGTGCACGGCTGGTCGTTGGAATATTATGATCCATGGTTGCGAAGGTGAGATCCGGACGACGTACCGATCTATCTGATAAACGAAGTCCTTCAAAAGCTTGTGGTGAAGTTACTTCATGGACAAAATGCCGATCAATGTAGAGAATAGCATCTTGACCATCAGTTTCGTGTACGACGTGGGCGTCCCATATCTTCTCATATATGGTTTTTGCCATGATTATTGGTTCCTTTTTATTGCTTGAATAGAGCATTACGGTATGGAGTCCTGTTGCAGAAACAACACGCGCGTCAGCGATAAGATTCCTGACCTTGCAACATAGGAAACACCGTTGTCATCCAAAGTTTTGCATCCTTATGGAAATCATACCTCTAAAATAGTCAGTAGATCAATTTTATCGCACTGAAGTCATGTGATATGCTTTGATTCTGGTAAAGTTATAGGAAAGCACATACACTGTTTTCAGAACGTTTCTTCTATGCAAAGCAAAGGTGAAATAACATGACCATGCTTATCACTGCGTTGCTGCTTGCCGGATATATGCAGACCGAGGCACTGCTCAATGGACCTGTGCCGGCCGATGTTCCCACCTTTAAGGTTACGCTCGGTTCCGGCCCGGACTTTTATGCCGGGATACGTATCAACGGGGCGTGGGTTATGGATCATACACACGAAATCAAAGCGACTCAAGTCGTTGAATTTGTTCCTGATGATCCCTTTTATACGGGCACCTTAAATCGCACCATGATGCGTAATGCCGTTGTTTCCTATGAAATTCCTGCCATGCGGAAAAAACGTTTGGAAGAGCTTTGGACAAGCCACGGCTACAAGTTTCTCAGCACCCGCTCCGGCGTACGTGCGGTTAAGGAGCAAGATGTTGAGATGGCAGAAACTGCCCGAGAAATGGCCGCTTCCCTTCAGGCGAAGCAAAGCTCTTCAAAAACAGATCAATCCTCGTCAGCTGATGAAATGCCCCCGGTCAATACGGAAAATGCATTCAGCCCCACTGTACTGTGGAGCGCAAGAATTTGCATTGCTGTAGGAACCATACTGTTATTGGCATTGCTTGTTGTGTATGCCCGTAAAACAATAGGCGCGTGACAAAATAGCTGACGTTAGATAATTTGTCATTGTTCCCGGCACGCCTACTTCGTTTCGAAGGGCGTGCCGAGAGGGAAGGGATAAAGCTTGATATTACCTATTAAATGTCTAATTTAGGATCAAGGGTACTGCTGATACCGATTAAAATAGAGCCTAATCCTGTAAATACTGAGCCTACAATGTAAAGGATTAACGTAGTATCCATGGCAGCCTTTTGGGGAGATTGAACACGGGCACTTACTTTTTTGAGGTGTTTCATTTTTGAGGTCTCCGTTTATTCTTCCTAGTCACTTTGTTAAAGGTAACAATCACTACCTTATATATTCTTATGATATCCTATAAGTTCCCATTTGTCAAAAAAAAGATTCTATTATTTATTGAAATGGTTAGAGGTCACGTATAACTTCCCAAATATCCCGGAGTCCTTCTCCGGTCACGCTGGAGGCAGCAATGATTAAAGCATCTTCATCTAAGCCCAGCGCTTGACGGGTGATCTCTTGTTGTTTTTTTCGCAGTGCACGTTTCACTTTGTCAATTTTGGTCGTAACGATGAGGGTAGGCTTTTCGATTTCTTCGAGTAAGTCCAATATGTGCAAGTCATTATCCATGGGTTCGTGGCGTCCATCTAAAAGTAAGACAATAAGCTGCAGCGAGACTCTGTCCTGTAAATACGCCATCATATGACGGCCCCATTCTTCCTTGACCGATTTTGCGACACGAGCATAACCGTAGCCCGGCAAATCAACAAAGTAACGTTTTTTCTCTACTTCGAAGAAATTGATAGTCTGTGTTTTACCCGGTTTGCCGCTGGTTTTCGCCAGGCCTTTGCTGCCCAACAAGGCATTGAGCAAACTAGATTTGCCCACATTAGACCGACCAATGAAAGCGATTTCCGGCAAATTTGTTTTGGGAAACTGATCAGCCTGTAGAACACTGCATATGAAACGAGCCTCAATCGGGCGTACCATTCAGTCACCTCATTTTTTCGGGGATTTTTTGACTCCAGCCTTTGTTTTTTTTGCGTCCGTTTTCCCTTGATCCGGAAAGATGACGGCAAGGGCGTCTTCCACCGTGTCAATAAGAACAAAACGCAAGTCTTCCAGTACCTCGGAGGGTAGATCGGGGAAATCCTTTTCGTTTTCACGGGGTAATAAAACCGTTGTAATACCGGCACGCCGCGCGGCAAGGACTTTCTCTTTCACACCGCCTACAGGCAGTATTTTTCCGCGTAAGGTAATTTCACCGGTCATGGCAGTGGCGGATTGGGGCCGGATTCCCGTTACAGCGGACAATAAAGACACGATCATGGCCAATCCGGCAGAAGGTCCGTCTTTAGGAATGGCGCCTTCGGGAACGTGGACATGAATGTCAATGTTTTTATAAAAGTCTTCGGCTAACTTCCATTTGCCTGCGTTGGCACGAATATAAGAAAAGGCGGCCTTTGCCGATTCTTTCATCACGTCCCCTAATTGACCGGTAAGGAGCAGATCACCTTTGCCCGGCATTGTGCTGGTTTCGACTCGAAGCGTTTCGCCGCCTGTAGGGGTCCATGCCATGCCGATGGCAACGCCAACATCAGATTCGACTTCGCGAAGGGTATCGCCATAAGGCGGAGGTCCGAGCAATCTATGAATTTGATCTGCACAGATTACTTTTTCTCGGTCTTCGTTGTTGTCCACGATTTTACGTGCTACTTTACGGCAGACGCTGGCTAATGAACGTTCCAATTCGCGCACGCCCGCTTCACGGGTGTAGCGTTGGATAAGTGTATTTAATCCTTCATCGGTAAAATCGATATCTTCATTTTGAATACCGCTCTCTTTGATGGTGCGCGGAATCAAAAAGATACGGGCAATCTTCATTTTTTCTTCGTGCGTATAGCCGGGCAAGCGAACAATTTCCATGCGGTCTTGGAGTGGGAAGGGAATGTTGTA includes:
- the leuD gene encoding 3-isopropylmalate dehydratase small subunit → MKSFTTHQGIVAPLEAMNVDTDQIIPKQFLKRIERTGYGDVLFYDWRYEDDGKIPNSDFELNAPRYHNASILLTKDNFGCGSSREHAPWALSDYGFRALIAPSFADIFYNNCFNNALLPITLDHDTVQALFEEVRNTEGYTLTVDLQSQKIIKPDGSSIDFTIQPFLRDRLLNGWDQIGLTLQHEEKITEYERAKALPCSKRL
- a CDS encoding YihA family ribosome biogenesis GTP-binding protein, which encodes MVRPIEARFICSVLQADQFPKTNLPEIAFIGRSNVGKSSLLNALLGSKGLAKTSGKPGKTQTINFFEVEKKRYFVDLPGYGYARVAKSVKEEWGRHMMAYLQDRVSLQLIVLLLDGRHEPMDNDLHILDLLEEIEKPTLIVTTKIDKVKRALRKKQQEITRQALGLDEDALIIAASSVTGEGLRDIWEVIRDL
- the leuC gene encoding 3-isopropylmalate dehydratase large subunit, which translates into the protein MIMAKTIYEKIWDAHVVHETDGQDAILYIDRHFVHEVTSPQAFEGLRLSDRSVRRPDLTFATMDHNIPTTSRALPIADQLSRAQVETLKHNCKEFGVECFDMYDPRNGIVHVIGPELGLTRPGMTIVCGDSHTSTHGAFGALAHGIGTSEVEHVLATQTLLQKRSLTMEIRINGALPPGLPSKDIILAIIGHIGTSGGNGHVIEYTGEAVRNMSMEARMTMCNMSIEAGARAGLISPEETTFEYLKGRPFLPKNRDWNEMVEGWKQWASDPDCTYDTVIELDAPSIQPQVSWGTSPEMVTGIKGAVPIPDEIEDPDKRAACIKALAYMGLEPGTPMESIAPEMVFIGSCTNGRMEDLRAAAKVFEGRKKADSLQVLVVPGSSIVKKQAEEEGLDKIFIEAGCEWREPGCSMCLAMNDDRLKPGQRCASTSNRNFEGRQGKGGRTHLVSPAMAAAAAVAGHFVDIRDWEYKEV
- a CDS encoding sugar phosphate isomerase/epimerase, which gives rise to MTQKLYNYSRLCLHTMTTKPWSLEEAIDGYTKAGIPGITVWRNHLEPYGAKEAGKRLRESGLHVVSLCRGGFFPAAGAQARQDARDENKRIIDEAAEIGAPLVVLVCGAVPGIPLPDARQHITDGIAAVLPHAESAGVRLAIEALHPMYADDRSAVNTLEQANNMVTILASPWLGVCVDVYHVWWDPMLKSEISRAGQKIFAFHVSDWRTPTRHLLNDRGMMGEGCINIPLIRGWVEDAGFQGFIEVELFSDQFWAWDQSALVERIQQSYLTAV
- a CDS encoding FmdB family transcriptional regulator codes for the protein MPVYTYQIINEDGSDGECFEVIHGMNDPPLTVHPETGRPVKRVFTAPHIAGWGNSRQAKEMLSDANVEKHGFTKYVRSGKGQYEKRAGKGPGTIDVSD